The sequence TTCCGTATTCGCCACGCGTCGATACTTTCATGATGGCCTGTGCCTCTCGGAACCGGCGGGGCGCCCGTAATCATCAGTATCCTACACCGGACGCCGTAAGGTGTCAAGTAAAGAGACGCTGCGGCTCTCCGCTGAAGCCCTATACGTACGCCCCTTCCGGCACGTGGCGCTGCGTGGCGGGCTGTGGACACTCAGCGGTGCGCAGTGGACAATGCCAGGGTGTCCCGCGTCCCGGTGCGGTCATGTCGGGCGAGGGTTGGTGAGGCGGGGGATGACATGAGTATGGTCGCCACATGGTGACGCTGGGGGAGGCGGCGTTGCTCGGCAGCGCCGGCTTCATCGGCGGTGGGATCAACGCCGTCGCCGGTGGCGGATCACTGATCTCCTTCCCGGCGCTGCTGGCGGTGGGCTACCCGAGCATCACCGCGAACGTGACCAACACCGTCGCGGTCTGGCCCGGCACCATCGGCGGGTCGCTGGCCTACCGCCGCGAGCTGGAGGGCCAGCGGGACCGCATCGTCCTGCTCGGAATCACCTCGGTTGTCGGGTCGTTGATCGGGTCGGTGCTCCTCCTGGCCAGCCCGGCCCGGCTCTTCGACCAGATCGTGCCGTTCCTGATCCTGTTCGCTTGCGCGCTCCTGGCGGTGCAGGAGCGGCTGGCGCTCTGGGTGCTACGCCGCCAGGGGGACGACGCCAGCGGCGAGCGCTCCGCGGGTGTGATCGGCGCGCAGTTGCTGGCGTCCATCTATGGAGCCTATTTCACTGCCGGGCTCGGGATCCTCATCCTTGCCTTCCTCGGGATTTTCCTACGGGACAACATGCAGCGGCTGAACGCGCTGAAGGGCCTGCTCAGCGTGGTCATCAATGGAGTGTCCGCTCTGTACTTTGCCCTGTTCGGGCCCGTCGTCTGGCCGGTGGCGGCGCTGATGGCCGTGGCCAGTTGGACCGGAGGCTATCTCGGCGTGCGCGTTGCCCGGCGGCTGAGCCCGAGTCGCCTGCGGGCGGTGGTGCTGATCTACGGCGTTGGTGTCGCCCTCTGGCTGCTGGTAACCTGAACGGGCTTTCCGAACCTTCCTCGAATCCGGAATGCCTTGACCTCAACCAATGTTGAGGTTGTAAGGTGTGCGTGTCGTCGCCGGTGTGGCGGCGACCTCCATGCACGAGCCGTACGCTGTCCTCTCAAGTGGGGGCACGGCTGGTGCCATTCGGAGCGCGGGTCGCCGGAGCCCGATCCGCCGTCGCCCACGACTCACGAGGAGCCACAGACATGGAAGCCGTCGCCTGGGATTCACTGTTCAAGGTGCTGCGAGCGGAGCAGGACCGGCGTCCGTTCTCTCGAGCCACGCTGCGGCGGATCGCCGCGTTCGCCCGGCCTCACCGGAGACAGCTTGTGCTGTTCCTGGCCCTCAGCGTGGTCCTGGCGATCCTTGCGGTCGCCACCCCGATCCTCGCCGGGCGCGTGGTGGACGCCATCATCGCGGGAGCATCAGCACGCCGGGTCGTGCTGCTGGCGAGCCTCATCGCTGCCATCGCGGTCGCGGAAGCCGGGATAGGGATCCTGAATCGCTGGCTATCGGCGCGGATCGGCGAGGGGCTGATCCTCGATCTCCGCACTGCGGTGTTCGACCATGTGCAGCGCATGCCGATCGCGTTCTTCACCCGTACCCGCACCGGCGCGCTGGTAAGCCGCCTGAACAACGACGTGATCGGCGCCCAGCGTGCGTTCAGCGACACGCTCTCCGGCGTGGTCAGCAACCTGGTAATGCTGGCGCTCACGCTCGCGGTGATGGTTGAGATCTCCTGGCAGATCACCCTACTGGCCTTATTGCTGCTCCCGCTGTTCGTCCTCCCGGCGCGGCGCATGGGCACGCGGTTGGCGCAGCTCCGGCGTGAGGCGGCCAACCACAACGCGGCGATGCTCGAGCAGATGACGGAGCGCTTCTCCGCGCCTGGCGCCACGCTGGTGAAGCTGTACGGCCGGCCGGAGGAGGAGTCGCGGGAGTTCGCAGCCCGTGCCCGGCGGGTGCGCGACATCGGTGTCCGGTCTGCGATGCTGCAGTGGGTCTTCATCACGGCGCTGACGCTGGTCTCGGCGCTGGCACTGGCTCTCGTGTACGGGCTCGGCGGCTTCTATGCGCTCCGGGGGCAGTTGGACGCGGGCGCGGTCGTGGCGCTGGCCCTGCTGCTGACCCGGCTCTACGCGCCGCTTACTGCCCTGGCCGGGGCGCGGGTGGAGGTCATGGGCGCACTCGTGAGCTTCGAGCGTGTTTTCGAGGTGCTGGACCTGGAACCGCTCATCAAGGAGAAGCCGGATGCCCGCCGGGTGCCCGACGGCCCCGTCTCCGTCGAGTTCGACGACGTGCACTTCAGCTACCCCTCGGCAGACAAGGTATCGCTCGCGT is a genomic window of Sphaerobacter thermophilus DSM 20745 containing:
- a CDS encoding ABC transporter ATP-binding protein encodes the protein MEAVAWDSLFKVLRAEQDRRPFSRATLRRIAAFARPHRRQLVLFLALSVVLAILAVATPILAGRVVDAIIAGASARRVVLLASLIAAIAVAEAGIGILNRWLSARIGEGLILDLRTAVFDHVQRMPIAFFTRTRTGALVSRLNNDVIGAQRAFSDTLSGVVSNLVMLALTLAVMVEISWQITLLALLLLPLFVLPARRMGTRLAQLRREAANHNAAMLEQMTERFSAPGATLVKLYGRPEEESREFAARARRVRDIGVRSAMLQWVFITALTLVSALALALVYGLGGFYALRGQLDAGAVVALALLLTRLYAPLTALAGARVEVMGALVSFERVFEVLDLEPLIKEKPDARRVPDGPVSVEFDDVHFSYPSADKVSLASLEDVAELDTRGGVEVLHGVSFRAEPGQMVALVGSSGAGKSTIAQLIPRLYDVDSGAVRLSGIDVRDLSAASIRETVGMVTQDGHLFHDTVRANLRLARPEATDEELWDALRRARLADVVATLPDGLDTVVGERGYRLSGGERQRLTIARLLLADPRVVILDEATAHLDSTSEAAVSEALTDALAGRTVVVIAHRLSTVRAADLILVVEGGRIVERGRHDDLLAARGRYAELYRTQLAPPRAEAAA
- a CDS encoding sulfite exporter TauE/SafE family protein; the protein is MVTLGEAALLGSAGFIGGGINAVAGGGSLISFPALLAVGYPSITANVTNTVAVWPGTIGGSLAYRRELEGQRDRIVLLGITSVVGSLIGSVLLLASPARLFDQIVPFLILFACALLAVQERLALWVLRRQGDDASGERSAGVIGAQLLASIYGAYFTAGLGILILAFLGIFLRDNMQRLNALKGLLSVVINGVSALYFALFGPVVWPVAALMAVASWTGGYLGVRVARRLSPSRLRAVVLIYGVGVALWLLVT